Proteins encoded by one window of Rutidosis leptorrhynchoides isolate AG116_Rl617_1_P2 chromosome 7, CSIRO_AGI_Rlap_v1, whole genome shotgun sequence:
- the LOC139860032 gene encoding uncharacterized protein, whose protein sequence is MDHIISTPADSSSSTTTDTTPTHDAFWLRLDALVLQWVYGIIFNELLSIILEDETTTADSWTRLQNVFQDNKNSRAFYLQRQFNTIRLDDFANVSTYCQEIKILADQLANVGDKVSDDRMVLQLIAGLNDNFDTVGTYFTQLTKLTSFYEARSKLILEETRKQKQAAHNSPHQNQSALLTTTTASQNRQQSSTDSSQQSDRHPNNNRNNYFRGLGRGNGSYRGRGHGRGFASPNWHQGPILLLHALFPTTNWTKPNSPSAHDGLLVPRPQAHLSNASSTSYCPTDIDNAMHNYYPLQQSKHIIVDNGHGIPIQGFGQSLLPNPSRPLYLCNTLHATRLIKKSYFCCCLSTDNNLSLEFDLFGLLIKNRENCRKGKESAGMESRKPPVWG, encoded by the exons ATGG ATCATATCATCTCCACCCCTGCAGACTCTTCTTCCTCAACTACAACAGATACCACCCCTACTCATGATGCTTTCTGGCTCCGATTGGATGCTCTGGTCCTTCAATGGGTTTATGGAATAATATTCAATGAATTACTAAGCATCATACTTGAAGATGAAACGACTACTGCTGATTCTTGGACTCGTCTCCAGAATGTTTTTCAAGACAATAAGAACTCGAGGGCTTTTTACCTGCAAAGACAATTCAATACTATCCGATTGGACGATTTTGCCAATGTTTCGACCTATTGTCAAGAAATCAAAATACTAGCCGATCAATTAGCCAATGTAGGCGACAAAGTCTCAGACGACCGAATGGTCTTGCAACTCATTGCTGGCCTAAATGACAATTTTGACACTGTTGGGACCTATTTCACACAATTAACAAAATTAACTTCGTTCTATGAAGCAAGATCCAAACTGATTTTGGAAGAAACTCGAAAGCAAAAACAGGCGGCACATAATTCTCCACATCAAAATCAATCGGCTCTTCTTACCACCACCACTGCGTCACAAAATCGTCAACAATCCTCAACCGATTCCTCTCAACAATCTGATCGTCATccaaacaacaatcgcaacaattacTTTCGTGGTCTTGGCCGAGGGAATGGAAGCTATCGTGGTCGAGGTCATGGCAGAGGTTTTGCTAGCCCTAATTGGCACCAAG GCCCAATACTCCTCCTCCATGCCCTTTTTCCTACCACCAATTGGACCAAACCCAATAGTCCCTCAGCTCATGATGGTTTACTTGTGCCTCGACCTCAGGCCCATCTATCAAACGCATCTTCTACAAGTTATTGTCCCACAGATATTGACAATGCAATGCACAATTATTATCCGTTACAGCAATCGAAACATATTATCGTTGACAATGGTCATGGCATTCCAATTCAGGGTTTTGGTCAATCTCTCTTACCTAATCCCTCTCGCCCTCTATATCTATGTAATACGTTGCATGCAACCCGCCTAATTAAAAAATCTTACTTCTGTTGCTGTCTATCCACTGATAATAATCTTTCTTTAGAATTTGATCTTTTTGGTTTACT gattaaAAACAGAGAAAATTGTAGAAAAGGCAAAGAATCCGCCGGCATGGAGTCAAGGAAACCGCCGGTCTGGGGCTGA